CATTGGGAAATGTCGTGACTAAATTGACGTTACGTTCACGCCTGTCTGTTTTCACACCAATTTTGGATATCTTTTATTCTGAGTGTGAGAAGAAGCGCTGATGTCACAGGACATGACCATCTCTCATGTAAAGCGGAATATGAAACATCAGCAGTTTGGAGCTTGTGATAAACTCCTCCTACCAGCTCCTTTATTTATAAAGTGGAGGCAACACATGAGAAGCCAGCACCTAAACACCTCAAGAGGACACGTGGAGGAGAAGCATCACCTGCGTTGGAAAACTACATATAACTTCTTGCATCAGGATTTTTTGACACCTTATTACGACAGAAAGGTACAGTATGCACTTGCTCTTTAGCATTAGGAATATTTTTGCCATTCTAAGGTCGTGTATTAATGTGTAATAAATTGTGTTGAAAGAAAGAAGAGAAGGTACAGTTCTGTCAATGCAGTCATTGTTATCACTTCGATACTGTGTTCTGTTAGAGAAAATATTTTGACACGATACAAAAACAGTGAGCAATTCCACACTGATACTGCACTGTCTGCACTGATATGGATTAAGATGGTTTATCTGCATAAGCGCACATGCATTTTATCACCTTGTCTTTATCGTCTTTTTGTAATTATCACATGTGTGTCCGTCCTGTTATGTCCCTGCAGACAATGTTGATGTGTTCTCTTCTCCTTTGGCTGTTTGTCTCCAGATATAAATATCCCAGAAGCAGAAGTAAAGATGAAATTATTAGTCATCCTTTGTGTCTTTGCAGCAGTCACTATTGAGCTTGTAAGTAAACGACAGAAGTATCATTTCATCATACCGTATTAGGTCTGAAGTAGATACTGTAATTTTggcacatccttttttttttaggctTTTCCAAAGAAATGGTATAAAAAGCCGCCAAGCCGTCGGCACTCTAATCAAGGTGAGCACATAGGTCATTTGTTTTAAGtgtacattattttttaaatgttcgcCTCTCTTTTTGTTTAAAGACGATTCTTCAGAGGAGTGTCAGTCCGGAGATGGCAGCAGTTACAGGGGAAGTATTTCTAAGACAAAGACTTCGGGTCGCTGTCAAAGATGGAACAGGTTCAGAAACCCTTGGGGGACCTCAGCTGGACTCGGAGATCATAGACACTGCAGGTATGCATTCAATTCGGTAATGCACAAAGGCAAGTATCCATGTTATGTTATGTGAGTGTAAGTGGGGATGTTGTACAGGGGCCCCAAGCActacctacagcaggggtcgggaacttttttggctgagagagccatacaagccaaatatttaaaaaaatacttctgtgagagccatataatatttttttaagactgaacacaactaaatgcgtgcatttttaagtaaaaccaacatttttagagtataataaaataagtctcttattctttttaataacactgttattctgaagcgaaccaacaataatcaatcaatcaatcaatgtttacttatatagccctaaatcactagtgtctcaaagggctgcacaaaccactacgacatcctcggtaggcccacataagggcaaggaaaactcacacataaaatacttcttaccaataatgtgacttcttgaacaggtggggtagaaaccagatgggtggattaaaatgcatgagagtgttttatattttgaacgttatttttgacactgtgactaccagcagaattattcattacttatcgtgttaaacaatgtcagccaacatttatctgagagccaggtgcagtcatcaaaagagccacatctggctccagagccataggttccctacccctgacctacagTTTTACGCCAGTATGTCTTTTTGCtctttattattacatttttactgttgatTTTTTCCAGACAATATTTTGCGAGCCAACACAACTCGACCTTTGGTCCACAATGGCCCCGTAGCCGCACTTTATAATTAATTCATTATAGTACACTTTCATCCATCCTTTGCCACCTATAACACAAATCTCATACTGAAATGTGTCTTTAAATTCATGTAATATAGcaatgtgtaaaatgtgttggttttcagcATTTTTtagataaaatacaaaaatatcaaaatagtccTCGCCTACTTGGACTTTTCATTATGCGGCGTTGGTGGAGTCCCCCGTCCTAGATACTTACTGTATGTTCTTGTCAAGATATATTCATCCCGTCTTTTAAagttttacatgtttttattaaaaAGTTGAATTCAACTAAACTCATGCAATTGTTTGTTTTTACTGCATGTAAACATTCAAAGTGTGTGTATGGGGCAGCCATGTTTGGGTTTAGGgtaggctagagcaggggtagggaacaaaagagccagatgtggctcttttgatgaccgcacctggctctgggataaatctgagctgacattgcgtagcacgacaagtaatgaataattccacttgtaatcacagtattaaaaaaaaaaaatcaaaatataaaacattctcatgcatttttaatccatccatccatttcctaccgcaccagttcaagaagttgcgttaatggtaagaagttatttatttattattggttagtgtagggcttgccctcctgggggtttttcagaccaccaagcaccaacatgagatcctgtttcagggttacaatattgttttatttttctctcagtttctttccagcaattgtcttttcctctttcgttctcgcatgcgctctggctccagccccaaccccaaccccatctcccctcctggctgctgcttataacagagcgacaggtgattagataacaaggcccagacgggccatctacgcacctgtcgctgattttgaagccgatcctggcaacaccccacttcgctgcaggcccacaggccacaccccttccacagttagcttcagaataacagtgttattacaaagaataagagacctattatactttagaaatgttggtcttacttaaaaatgcatgcatttagttgtgttcagtgtggaaaaaaatattatatggttcttacgtaaatacattttcaaatatttggattcttagctctctcagccaaaaaggttcccgacccctgggctagagggTCCTTCAGGAGTattctctcaatcaatcaataaaacttTATTCTTATagtgcttttcatacataaaagatatgcaacgcaaagtgctttacagagttAAAGCACTTTAACTCTAAATAATATCCCTCACTATCACATactcacaaacatacacacatatgcaaatatatggacaaatgattgcatggctgagtgCAGAGGAGacaggtgagtaaacactatcacaggagccatctgcaccaatAAGTCATCAGGCCATGGCCACCAGGAAGCTGACACAAAAGCACCCCCAAAAGCACggccgataacccctgaggccgatggctcatctgaggaacgttggaaaataGAAATAATAAAATTTGTAAAATAGTCAGAACCATGAGTagagaaaaataatacaaaataaatacaatgaaaTGAACATAcaggtaataaataaatataattaaataaaatctCGCATAACTATAAGGATAAAATacaaatgacttcaataaaattGTTAATATCAGGTATAGCCAAATCCAAAAGGTGGGTTttaagcctgctcttaaaaacatgtttatgtcTCTATGGGGGCCTAAAATTTAATGCTACAGTACAGTCCTATTCCTATAAGAACCAACATCCCctgcatttgtgttttgcataacagggttCTTTCCCCCAAATTGTAActctaaaacaaaaaatagacgAAAAACAATATCCACTGCAAAGGGAAGATACTTGTCAGGAGGACATATCCATGTAACGTTGAGTGATTGTTTGACTTTAAAGTGAGTTCACTTCCATTCTAGGAATCCTGACCAGAGCTTGATGCCATGGTGTCGTGTCAGACGAGGGAAGAGAGTCGTGAGAGAATTCTGTGACATTCCCAAATGTAATAACGCCTAAGCTCTAGCATAACATTCcattttttatttgatatttttttttactgatcttATGTTGCCATCCTAGGTTCCACAACAGTCCAACCCTCGGTTGCTACGGATACAGGTACACTATAGTCAGGTTGCCCCGCAACTTTTGTCGCCGTAACATCGTGACGACTCTGCTCGTTCTTGCAGAACTGACGTGTGGGGAAATGTCACAGCGGATGATGCACAGGATTGTGGGCGGTTCGTTCGTGGCTATACAGTCGCAGCCGTGGCTCGCGGCCATTTTTCATCAGCGCTCCAATTTCCTTTGCGGCGGCTCGCTTGTTGCGCCATGCTGGGTGCTGACGGCTGCACACTGCTTGCCCGATGGGTGCGTCAGAACACACAGCAACGCCGCATGTTAACATTTCCTCTTTTGCAATCCCCACTAAATAACAATGACTCATTAAGATCCTGTTTTGGTGTGTGTTTTGAGTCAGCGCGGGGACCAACATCCAACGTCTGTCGGTGTTCCTGGGGAAGAGCGCCATCAATGAAACAGATGAAGTCAACGAGCAGAAGTTCACAGTGGAAAAAGTGATCCTTCACCAAGCATTCAATGCCACCACCTACAACAATGACATAGGTGCGCTTGGTCTCATAACCCTATTTTGCTGCATATCTGCGTAAGAGAGGCTACCGTAGACTATAAAATGATGAGTTTTTCATCTTTCCAGCTCTGTTGAAGATTAAAAGCAGTAATGGCGGCTGTGCCGTACAAACAGAATCTGCACGCACGGTTTGTCTTCCTCCACCTCATACTCAACTTCCTGTTGGCTTCCAGTGCATCACTGCTGGGTTTGGGAAGCAAAAATCCCGTAAGTACAAAATAACTCTCTACTGTGCACTACATGGCTCGAAAGGGCATGTGAtttcgcaatgcattgtgggtgccGGGTAGGCATTTTTGCTGGACATAAGTTTTGTTTAAATACTTGCATATAGAGCAACGATTGGGATTAAAATggattgtacaaaaaaaaaaaatgaagggatTGTACCTAAACAAATTGGACCCTGTTCCAAAGGCGTGTCACCATGAAAAATAAGTCAAACTGGTGGAATTGATCTATATGTGCACGTCCGACAGATTAGATGTGAGCAATCATGTCCTGTATCTCGATGGTCAACAGAGTCAGTTTATATTTTAtagtttgggacggcgtggcgcattgggagaatagccgcgcgcaacccgaaggtccctggttcaatccccacctagtaccaacctcgtcacgtccgttgtgtcctgagcaagacacttcacccttgctcctgatgggtgctggttagcgccttgcatggcagctccctccatcagtgtgtgaatgtgtgtgtgaatgggtaaatgtggaagtagtgtcaaagcgctttgagtaccttgaaggtagaaaagcgctatacaagtacaacccatttatatgcgGGCCAAACATTTCAGAATGCAAAGTCAGTCAAGGCTCACGGACAAACCAACTTAAGGTGAGTGCAGGACTTGGGAATTTTACTTCAGAAAGAGAAGGCTGTCTTCTTTTTAGTTGTCAGTAAGAAGGACTTGTCACTGTGTGGTCTCTGCTGGAGAAATGAGTttcaaactaaatatattttaagTCTGAAACACAATGTTGGTCTCTTCAGTCATTGATCTATGAATGGGGGTGTTGTTCTTATTGTTACGTTCGGGTCGCTTACTTTTGTGCTGATCGTTTCCCCAAGAGGAGAGGACGTCTGGAAGTAGTGAGCATGTAAGAAGATGATTTATTCCAATATGAAGGCAAAATAACGTAGAAGGTCGTGCCGCAGGGAAAGCATGTGTGAGGCTAACGTAACATGGCGAAATAGAGACAATAGAAACAGTAGTCCGAGCATGAAGCCAACACAGCGAACAAGACTTCCAGGGCGAATGCAGAGTGAGAAAGGTCTAAATAGTTCTCCGATCAGAGGCAAGTGCAGGGAATCAGTGTCCATGGAAATTAACTAAACTAAAGTGGGTgctgaaaacaaaaaatagaaaataaactaaGGATATTATAAACTAACATGACCCGGGCAATGGATCATGACTGTACCCCCCCGCCTAAAGGGACGAATTCCAGACAGCCCAAGAAAAATAGGTTGATAGAcacgggagggtggagggaggacctggtggCAGGTTGCCAGGTTAATTGTTCCCGGAGCCCCCTGagacaagtcaggtggcggcagCAAAAACAGCCACCGCAGCTGGCGAGGTGGCAGACGTGAGCGGCGCACCAGCAATTATAAAAGTCCATGCCCGGGTTCTAGGCATTGCTGCTGATGGCGCGTTGGGCGTACATGAACTGACCACATTCGTGGCCAACGAGTAGGCAGGCCCAGCAGACGGCTGAGCTGGAAGTCAAGACAAAGCAGACTACAGGGCTGGTGGCGCCGTCGGAAGACTCAATGGGGTAGCTGGAGCTGACTGCGGAGCCGTAGAGGAAGCAGGAAGCGGCGTCGGACCTACTTGAGACAAGGCAGATGGTGGCGTCTGACCCACTTGAGACGAGGAAGGTGGCGGCGGACTCACTTGAGAGGAGGAAGGTGCCGTCGGACCCACTTGAGGAAGCGGTGGCCTCGCCAGGCGTAGAGCAGGAGGTGGAGGATGTGCAGGAAGTGTACATTTGGCTGGGAATAAGACTGGTGGCGGAGGACGTGCAGGAGGTGTTGGAGCGAGATTGGCTTGAGTAGGATTCGAAGCTGGAGCAATTTTGGTTGCTGGGGGTGTCGACACAATAGGCTGGGGTGCCAATtcaatggtccaataggaatcCTTTTCCAGAATAGTCCCGCAATGGTAACACTAATGCAATGtgggaaacagactaaaacatgCATTGATTCAAAATGACCAGTATGAAAATGCCGTGAACAaaccaacatgtaccaggtgatgccgttaaaagtgatgtttgatggtctcacggCTGCTATCCCGGCTATTCACCATCTCTTAATTAGCTCACTGTTAGGTTTCTccctgttttgttttagtttttcctctgtgtatgtctttgtttcctgtcagcgcttttattttggtgatttcctgcttttctcacattaccatgaattgattaacgtagacctcgacttaaacaagttgaagaacttattcgggtgttaccatttagtggtcaattgtacggaatatgtactgtactgtgcaatctactaataaaagtttcaataaatcaatcaatcaagcgctgtttcccctctgttgcggctgattggcacctggccacacctggtgtcaatcagccggctcctatttaaacctgctttgtcctccagtcgggGCTGGATTATTGTAGCTCATTAATACTTGTCGTtgaacctgtagctgtttgcagcgtgctgtctttttgttcctagttcctgtttgctggttcctgttccctgcttccagtttgtttgttcctggtttgtgtttcttctttatttttcaatttttggacattaaattatgttttcctgcaccaagcctgccttctctgcatcttggggttcgtcaccaacaacatGTGACAGTGACACTCACGAACCAGACTTTCTTGGCTTTTCTTCCACGTTAGAAATAAGACACCAAAATcaccaaacctttttttttcctgacGCGACAACCTATGTGGTGTTCATTAATACGGCATGTTTGCGCCAGGTTTTAAACAtgttcaagaaaaaaaaacacaactttaggACACAGTCCTGCATTCAACCATGTAAAAAAAGCTATTCAGTGGCCAGCAAGAACCACAATACATTTTGATTTTCATGTCACACTTTCACTCTTACAGATCATCATTTCAACAGTTTATTTTCTTCATGACCGTGTTTGTGGGAAAATAAACATCAGAAATACTTTTGTCCATATGTTGTACAAATATGACAATGCTTTTTACCGTTTAGCATGTTTTGATAGACATGTTTTCCTGCAGGGGGCTGGCAGTATTCTCAGTACTTGAAAGAGGCTCGTGTGAACCTTCTCTCCCAGTCCGACTGTAAAAAAGATCCTGTCTACGACAATCTGATCACTGACAACATGTTATGTGCTGCGGGACCCAATTGGAGCGCAGATGCTTGCGAGG
This sequence is a window from Nerophis ophidion isolate RoL-2023_Sa linkage group LG09, RoL_Noph_v1.0, whole genome shotgun sequence. Protein-coding genes within it:
- the LOC133559013 gene encoding tissue-type plasminogen activator-like, with amino-acid sequence MKLLVILCVFAAVTIELAFPKKWYKKPPSRRHSNQDDSSEECQSGDGSSYRGSISKTKTSGRCQRWNRFRNPWGTSAGLGDHRHCRNPDQSLMPWCRVRRGKRVVREFCDIPKCSTTVQPSVATDTELTCGEMSQRMMHRIVGGSFVAIQSQPWLAAIFHQRSNFLCGGSLVAPCWVLTAAHCLPDGAGTNIQRLSVFLGKSAINETDEVNEQKFTVEKVILHQAFNATTYNNDIALLKIKSSNGGCAVQTESARTVCLPPPHTQLPVGFQCITAGFGKQKSRGWQYSQYLKEARVNLLSQSDCKKDPVYDNLITDNMLCAAGPNWSADACEGDSGGPLVCEASGRMFLFGVVSWGIGCAKENNPGVYTQLTNYNNWIAEKTELPKYAEGVMYPQK